One genomic window of Ferrimicrobium sp. includes the following:
- the htpX gene encoding zinc metalloprotease HtpX — protein sequence MAKSRYVKDRGLSARMGLTLFLLGLVYVLFFGILIAVGVGAITVIIIAVVLLVAQFYFSDRIALFGMHGHEVTQEQAPELYQIIARLTTLADMPMPKIAISELDIPNAFATGRSPKNAVVCVTRGLLRRLPPQELEAVLAHELSHVAHRDVAVMTIASFLGVLAGLLTRLMFYSEIFGGMMGGGGGRGRGGGRGNGGGNIIAFEMLIMLVSAIVYAISFLLIRALSRYRELAADRAGAILIGRPAALKSALLRISGTMGQIPTRDLRTAQAFNAFFFTPAINPRNPSLASGLFATHPSIEKRIAQLDELDRELGKAE from the coding sequence ATGGCAAAGTCACGGTATGTCAAGGATAGGGGGCTCAGTGCACGGATGGGCCTTACCCTCTTCCTCCTCGGCTTGGTCTATGTCCTCTTCTTCGGCATCCTCATCGCTGTGGGAGTTGGTGCCATCACCGTCATCATCATCGCGGTGGTGCTCTTGGTGGCGCAGTTCTATTTTTCAGACCGAATCGCGCTCTTTGGAATGCACGGTCATGAGGTCACCCAGGAACAGGCCCCGGAACTCTACCAGATTATCGCTCGACTCACGACACTTGCAGACATGCCGATGCCAAAGATCGCCATCTCGGAGCTTGACATCCCGAACGCCTTCGCTACCGGTCGAAGCCCCAAAAATGCCGTCGTCTGCGTGACTCGCGGTCTACTTCGTCGGTTGCCCCCCCAGGAGCTTGAAGCCGTCCTTGCACACGAGCTCAGCCACGTTGCTCACCGTGACGTCGCCGTCATGACCATTGCCTCGTTCCTTGGGGTCTTGGCCGGCCTTTTGACCCGACTCATGTTCTACTCAGAGATCTTCGGTGGCATGATGGGAGGAGGTGGTGGCCGTGGCCGTGGTGGCGGTCGTGGCAACGGTGGGGGCAACATTATCGCCTTTGAGATGCTGATCATGTTGGTGTCCGCCATCGTGTATGCCATCAGCTTCCTCCTGATTCGGGCGCTGTCGCGCTATCGCGAGCTCGCCGCGGATCGCGCGGGAGCCATCCTGATCGGACGACCGGCAGCCCTCAAATCTGCGCTGCTGAGGATCTCGGGCACCATGGGGCAGATCCCCACTCGTGACCTGCGGACCGCCCAAGCGTTCAACGCCTTCTTCTTCACCCCCGCCATCAACCCACGCAACCCTTCGTTGGCATCGGGGCTGTTTGCAACCCATCCGAGCATCGAGAAGCGAATCGCACAGCTTGACGAACTCGATCGAGAGCTCGGAAAGGCCGAGTAG